In the genome of Cardinium endosymbiont of Culicoides punctatus, the window GAGATCTCGAAAAGCTTATTAACTCATTTTTCTTGGAGTTTCAATGTCCAGATATGATGTTTAAGAAGGATTATCAGGGGAATACCCCAGTTTTGCTAGCAAAAAAAAATACAAATCAGCATACTTATAATTTACTACTAAAGCACTTAAATAGTGCTCTTAGAGAACTAATAAAAAAGGGAGAGATAGCCCCTTTTCAAAAGGTGTTATCTTTAATTCAGCGTCTTAATGCTAATGATCCTTCTATTACAACCGATATTGTAAACTACTCTGATGAAAGTAAAGGGAATACACTACTTCATCTTGCAGCAATATCAAACCAAGAAGAGTTTGTGAAAGTGTTATTAGACAACGGTGCCAATATCTGGACTAAGAACAAGGATGACATGCGAGCAATTGACTTAGCAACAGATCCAAATATTAAAAATTTGTTGGAAACACATTTTTCTACCCTATTGAAAAGAATAAAGGTGCAGTCTAGGTACCCATCATTAGTAGCCCTGTTGCGTAAGCCTGCTGCCGCAATGCCCTTACTTAGTCGGCACTGAGTATAGCCAAGAACACAAAGGATTTACTAACTAATAGCCCTGTTGCGTAAGTCCTCGGCCCACTGAAGTAGATTAAAACCCACATTCCGCACCAAAAAATGCAAATCTTACAATTATTTTATAATTGATTACTAATAATTTTTATAATTGTATAG includes:
- a CDS encoding ankyrin repeat domain-containing protein — protein: MNNNKVTIFFIKCTQIVYTCLMLLAVSCGKLNNINNIKRKYDQSHQVNGLPIDLSQKKPKTINFDMRSNRLGNSNSILRQYSYNDVDNKGWTLLHHMVNMTNMASGDLEKLINSFFLEFQCPDMMFKKDYQGNTPVLLAKKNTNQHTYNLLLKHLNSALRELIKKGEIAPFQKVLSLIQRLNANDPSITTDIVNYSDESKGNTLLHLAAISNQEEFVKVLLDNGANIWTKNKDDMRAIDLATDPNIKNLLETHFSTLLKRIKVQSRYPSLVALLRKPAAAMPLLSRH